The nucleotide window TATAGAAGCAAGAGTAAGATGACAAATGAGCACTCCTTCGGAGTGCTTTTTTGGTTTGTATTTAAAAAAATGAAAGAACACTACTGACATACTGTTGGCAAGAGCGACCTTGTATGATCAAGATATACAAATACGAAGGAGGACATTACATTATGTCAGCAATTGGACCAGATTTCATTTCACTTCAGGTTAGCAATCTTGAAAGCTCTGCCGAATTTTATCAAAACTATCTCGGACTGGTACGCTCACAGGCGGGACCCCCTCATGCGGTGGTCTTTGAAACAAAACCTATTGCATTTGCTCTTCGTGACTTATTGCCAGGAACAGAACTTGGTTCAGGTAATCAGCCAGGACTTGGTATCGCTCTGTGGCTTCATGCCCCAGATACGCAAGACATCTACGACAAGCTTGTTGCAGCAGGTGTAAAGATTACATCTGCCCCAATAGATGGACCATTCGGGCGAACCTTTACATTCTCCGACCCAGACGGGTACCAAGTTACCCTTCACAGTAAAGCCTAATACGCTAATGTATCCATCTTAGATAATAGTGATAACTTCCTGTCACAGGGAGCCGAGTGAGTATTACAACATTAAAGGACAGAGCTAATCTTGATGATTAGCTCTGTCCTTATTCCGTTATTCGGATTCAGCGATATATTCATTCTATTCACTGCTGACGACTACGGCTTTCTTTTCCGTAAAGTAATACACCAGAGCGAGCAGTGGCATGATCAGGCCAATCAGTGTTGTGAGACTCCAACCTCCGTTAGCATAAGACCAGCTTCCGAGAGATGAACCAAGCGCACCTCCAACAAAAAAGATCGACATGAATATACCATTCACACGTCCTCTCGCTTCACTTCCTAACGAATAGATGATGCGTTGACCCAGCACCAGATTTCCCGAGACAGCCATATCCAGTGTGATCGCCACGATCACAAGCAGGATCAGTGCTAACGTGGAGTGGCTCTGGAACACATAAGCAAGACCGAACGAAGCAACAGCGATCACCATGGCAGCACCCGTCAGAATACGTGTTAGTCCGCGATCAGCAAGTCTCCCGGCAATGGGAGCGGCAATAGCACCTCCGACACCAGCCAGTGCGAACCAGGCAATGCCTTGCTGTGACATGTCAAAATCGTTAGCGAGTCTGAGCGGAACCGTAGTCCAGAATAAGCTGAAAGCACCAAACAGACTGGCCTGATAGAACGCCCGACGGCGTAGCAGAGGCATCGTTCTGAACATTGTGCCCAAGGATACGATTAATTGGCCGTATTTTAAGGTGGGTTCAGGCTTCCGGGCAGGAAGAGCACGTGACAGAAGCAGCATTAGAAGTGTTATAACAATGGCGGAGAATACAAAGACTGTCTGCCAACCGAAGAGGCTGGTGATGAAGCTTGCGACAGGACGAGCCAGCATAATGCCCAGCAGTAACCCACTCATTACATTGCCCACAACACGTCCGCGTTGTTCCTCGGACGTAAGATACGTCGCATAAGGCACCAGAATCTGAGCGACAACAGAACCTATGCCAATGAACATAGAGGCGGTCAGAAATACAACAGCCGTGGGCGAGAAAGCCGCAGCAATCAGGGCGACGACCAGTACGCTGAGGAAAAGCACGACCAGGCGCCGATTCTCGGTAATGTCACTGAGCGGCACGATGAACAACAAACCAATGACATAGCCAATCTGTGTCAACGTCACAATCAATCCGGCAGCGGCAGAAGACAGACCCGTTGTAATACTAATCGGTCCGATAACGGTCTGAGCATAATACAAGTTTGCCACAATCAATCCACAAGCCGACGCCAATAAGAAAATAATCCAGGTGGGCACAGGTGCCTGCTTCACTTGTTGTCTCATATCCATCGTAATCAACCTCCACAGATTTCAAATTTATGTTCGATCTAAACAAGTGGTATTTAAAAACGCAAATTACTAAACGTTGTGTTCACTAATTACAAACATATAATAAACTAAACGTATAGTATTGTAAATAGGCATTACATAATTCTAATGAAACTTTAAATGAGAACGAAAAGGTAAGCGGAGTATGAATTGTGTGTACTCATCACTGTTTAGTATAATGAACGTATCGTTTTTATGAATATTACTGATGATGATATATATGATTTACAGCCAGGAGGGCTCAAAATGACTGCAAAAAGAGGACGTCCGCGTAACATGGAAACCCAGAATGCTATTCTTACAGCGTCGTACGAGTTGTTGTTGGAGCACGGATTCGGGACAGTTACGATTGAGAAGATTGCTGAACGTGCACAGGTAAGTAAAGCCACTATCTACAAATGGTGGCCGAACAAAGGCGCCGTCATCATGGACGGATATATGTCTGCCGCAACGGCAAGATTGCCAGTACCGGATACAGGCTCGGTATTGGAAGATATACGCATACATGCGAGTAATCTGGTTCGTTTTTTGACCAGTCGGGAAGGAAAAGTGATTACGCAGATTATTGGAGAAGGGCAGTCAGATGAAGGGCTTGCCGAAGAGTACCGTACAAGATATATCCAACCACGTCGGCGTGAAGCTCGGGGAATTCTGGAGAAGGGTGTGGAGCGCGGCGAATTGAAGAGTGGGATAGACATTGGATTGTACATTGATCTGATCTACGGACCAGTGTTCTATCGCATGTTAGTGACGGGTGAAGCAATGGATGATGGGTTTGTAGATGTGTTGCTCCGTTCATTGTTTGAAGGCATTCAGTCCAAGTAGGTACAGAGAGAGCGAGCGTTGATACAAGTGGGAGGAAGAGGGAAGAGGGCGATTCGTAGGAATCACCCTGGAAGGAACTCGTGTATATTGTACGGGGAACTAAACCTGGAATATAGGTGAGATGGCTGTGGGCCATGAATCTGTAGCATTAGAGGAAAGGAAGGATGAGTGCTGGGTTAACACCGGGGGTTCACTCCATACCGAACTGGGCAGTTCGCGGCGTAATACAGGGGCCACTTCCTTGGCAAAACGCTCCACTTGCTCCAGCTGCTCGCTATGCGTCAGTCCATCTACGCTGATACTCAGCACCTGATGTCCGTAAGCGGCATGATAATCCAGAATTTTCTCAATGACCTGCTCTGGACTGCCGATCAACACAGGACCTCGTGCGATGTTATCCTCAAGATCGGTAAATGGAGACTGGTTATGCTGTGCAGCGGCACTGGCATGGAACGCTTCATAGTATGGCTTGTAGCGGCGGATGGCTTCTTCACCCGTATCGGCAAGATAGAGACTGCCGGCACCGGAACCAATCACTGCCTGCTGCGGATCATGACCATAATAATCGAGGCGCTCCCGATAATGATCAATTAACGCTTTATATTTGGCCTGAGGGTGAAAAGAGTTCGACGTGAAGAGCGGCTCGCCATATTTGGCAGCGAGTTCGGTCGAGACCGTGCTGGACGCGCTACCATGCCAGATCGGGATGGATTGCTGAAGCGGCCTTGGCCAGGTGGTTACTCCCTCAAGAGGAGGGCGATACGTTCCCTGCCAGGTTACATTCTCTTCAGACCACAGCCGTCTTAGCAGATGATAGCGTTCATCTAGTGAATCCCATTGTTCCTCTTCGCTTATACCGAACAGCGGATAGTGCCGAGGGTCATTGCCTTTCCCGATGATCATCTCCAGCCGTCCGCCCGATAATTGATCCAGCGTGGCATAATCCTCGGCAACCCGGACCGGATCAAGTATACTAAGAACAGTAACGGTGGTTAGTAACCGGATGCGTGTGGTTGCTGCGGCTATTGCGGTTAATACGACAGGCGGCGAGGAAGATAGAAAAGGGGCACCGTGTCGTTCACCGATTCCATAGGCATCGAATCCGAGTCGTTCAGCCAGCTTCGCTTGCTCTAATATATTGTGGAATTTCTGCTGAGTCGTCAGAGCTTCCCCGGTTACTGCATTAGGCAGATTCATCATGAGACTAAACAAGGCAAATTTCATCTGACCTTCTCCTTGAACTGAATTGATAATATCTGTGTCGTATAATCCTATTGAAATAGTAGGATATGTAAGTTGGATTAAATGTATCACGTTCTCACGAATTCTTCTAATGGATTTTTTCTATAAGCAGGAATATTCAAGCTTCCAAGTATTCATGTGAAGGAAATTGCCACGATTTTTATTGACCGCTGTAAAATTTAGGATTAAAATTGTGCATATCATATAAATTCAAAATTATGGATTTTCATTGTGGAGGTGGGATACATGGAACCTACAACTACGATACGCTCATATATTGAGGACTACATCAGGAAACAGGGATATACCCTGCAGTATTTTGCCGATATATCGGGGGTTAACGCTGGAACGCTTAGTGCAATTATTAAGGGGACTCGGCCCATCGCTATGGCTCAACTGGATCTGATTACCCAAGGCATGAAGCTGGAAGAGGGGTATTTCTACGAGGTTTATGGGGCTGAATGTTTCGTGGAATCGGCACCCCATTGGAGAAGACTGGAGCCGTTCCTGCAGCGTTGTGCTGAATTGGACAAGCTGGAATGTATTCAGAAGGTTATCCAGCAAGTGACGGATGATCGCTCGTATATCTCGGAGTTGTTCGAGATGGCGGAAGGCATGCTTGAACGTGGACAGACGAAGGCTGCACGGATGTTGTACGAATGTGTGGCGGAATGTGAGAAGTATCAACACTCGGAGCGTCTCGCTCTATGCCAATATCGCATTTTCACGCTATCTCTCGGTCAGGACCAGCATGAGAATCTTCGTGCGGCCGTACATTTCGAACCGTATATTAATCGGTTGGATGAGGAACGGCAACTGGATGCGATAAAAGACCTGGCGAATACATACTTGGCTCTAAGATACTGGGACAAGGTATTCACTTTGGCTGAAGATCTGGAGCAGAAAACTAAAATTTTGCAATCCTACACAAAGAAAAAAACGGATAAAAGTGATCGGATAACGGCATATCCTTTGTTTGTATATAGAGCATATTCAAATTTGCTGAAGTCTTCCGCATGTGAGAGACAAGGACGCTACGAAGAAGCTCTACAATATACAGAGCTCTACGCCAGTCTTACAAAAATTGCTGAACCGGATGAAGAAGATCAGATTTATATTGATAAATTCGAGGGTTGGACGGAAGCAAATAGCTATCTATATAAGTTAATGATGGGCGATCAAGGTGTTTTGCCGGCTTACGTGAATTATATAGAGCAAAATGAAATGGAATTGCTGCCAGCAATGATAAATATTTTGGAGGCGGCTAATAAATTTGATCATAATATTGATGATATCATTTACAAGTTCAGCGATCAGATTAATTCAGAAGTTACGCGATTAAAGGGATATACTGAACAGGTGGAATTAGATATGTACATCACGTTCTTACTTGAACGCACTATCTATCATCTCAATCGTTGTGAGTATCCAGAAGGTATGAGGCAGCTGATGCATTGTTTGGGAGAAGCCGTCAAAATAAAAAATCAAACAGACATTATCCATTGTGTAGCGTTATATGAGAGATATAGAAATATAGCAAATGCTGAAATTGAGGATCAGTATAAATTAATAATGATGGAGGTTCAGAGCTATTATGATAAAAAAGAAAATCCTGCATTTAATCTTGCTTAGCTTTATTGTTATTAACGTTAGTCAATTGGTTACTTTCGACGATGTGTCACCTATTCAAGCATTATTCCATGTGCATGGAGGCGGCGGTCTGTAGTTATTAAATCAGAAATTTGTTGGTTGCTATAAACTTACTTCCGGAAAGGGGAGTGAGTTTTTTGTTATGTGGAGATTGACCACTGTAAAACACAAGATTAGAATTACATTTATTATAACTTATTGAATAATTAATTCATTTTGGTTGATGGAGGTGGGAGAATTGAAACTTGCACCTACGATACGCACATATATTGAGAATCACATGAGGGAACATGGATTTAAATTGCAGCAATTCTCTGATATTACTGGTGTTAACGTTGGAACCTTGAGTGCTATTCTTAAAGGTAGCAGACCAATGGCAGTGAGTCAGCTAGATCAGATCACTGCAGGTATGGGATTGGAAAAGGGTTACTTCTATGAAATGTACAGTGTGGAGTTCTTTATTGAAGCGGCTCCGCATTGGAGACGTTTAAAGCCTTTCCTTCATCGTTGTGCTGAGTTTAATAAGTTAGCTTGCATTCAAGAGGTTGTCATTCAAGTTACGGATGATCGCTCCTACATTTCAGAATTATTTGAGATGGCCGAAGAATTTAATAAGAATGGGCTGAGTGAAGCTGCACTTATTTTATATGAATGTGTGGCAGAGGGAGAAAAATATCAGCATTCGGAGCGGTTGGCTTTATGCCAGTACCGTATTTTTTTGCTCGACGAATTGTAATATGAAGTGCGACACCTACTGGAAATAAATAAAAAATGGCCCATGGCCGGATTCGTGTAGAATGAAGTCACCACAACACCATTCACACAAGGAGAATCCAACCATGAGCTACAGACATCTTAGCATAATTGAACGTAGCAAGCTAGAAGTCCTCCACAGACAAGGTAGAAGCTCAAGAGCCATTGCGAAAGAACTGGGTAGGCATCCATCGACGATTTGTCGTGAGTTAGATCGGGTGACTTCATCACATCCGTATCAGGCAGAACAAGCTCAGCATGCTTATGAGGAGCGTCGTAAGGCTTCGGTCTCTCCAGGGAGTTGGTCCGATGCCTTGGCTGCTTCACTGGAGGAAAAATTGGAGGCAACGTGGTCTCCGGAACAAATCACCGAACGTTTCCGTATCGAAGGGCGGCATGCAGTCTCTTTCAAAACCATCTATCGCTGGATCTATTCAGGGCGCCTGGTTCGAGGCATATTACAGGTTCTTCGGCATAAGGGGAAGCGTCAGAAACCCGCAGAAACGCGCGGCAAATTCGCCATTGGAAGGACGATTTCAGATCGCCCAAAAGAAGTCCATTCCCGTGAAACATTTGGGCACTGGGAGTTGGATACCGTTGTATCGGGTCGTGGGAGAAGTAAAGGCTGCGTAGCGACGTTGATTGAACGCAAGACACGTCTATATACCGCTTTTCTCATGCCTGATCGCACCGCTTTGTCGATGGAGATTGCGCTCGGTGTAGCGATCTCACAGTATCCCACGGGAACCTTCCTCACAGCCACGGCTGACCGAGGCAAGGAGTTTGCATGCTACGCCCATCTGGAAGCCACCCATAACCTACACGTTTATTTTGCCGATCCGTATTCATCCTGGCAACGCGGTTCCAACGAGAATGCGAATGGATTACTTCGAGAGTTTTTCCCTAAAGGTACCGATCTCGCGAGGGTATATGATGATGATCTCGCTCATTCACTCGACCTAATAAATCACAGACCACGAAAATGCTTGGGTTGGAAGACCGCTCACGAATCTTTCGCAGAAGAACTGTCGCACTTGGTTTGACAATCCGTCGCTCCATAAAACCATTAAACAATTCGATAATCTAAGTGCAGCGATAAAATTTGAGCCATATATTGAGAAGCTCGATGAAGAGATACAATTGGATGCAATCAAGGACCTAGCAAATGTTTATAACACAATACATCATTGGGATAAAGTTGATAAATTGGCGGATGCACTTGAACGGAAAGTTGATTTTCAGCTCGAACTTCAATCTCGAAGACGGAAAAATATAAAGAGGGTTGCCTTTTATCCCATATTCACATATAAAGCGTACGCAAATTTATTAAAGGCGAGTGTATGTGAAGCACGAAAGGAATTTGAAAAGGCGCTGGAATACACAGATATTTATGCAAAAGTTGTTGAAGTTTCTAACCCGACTGAGGAAGAACAGATATTAATAGATCGTTTCAAAGGATGGGCAGAAGGGAATCGATATTTATATCGCTTAAGTAGTGGAAAGCATGAGGTTATTGAATATTATTTAGATTACCTTGAATCCAATCCTCACGAAATCTTAATAGCATTCGTAAATATTGTTCAGTCAGCTAATCAACATTTGCTTAACATT belongs to Paenibacillus sp. FSL H8-0079 and includes:
- a CDS encoding LLM class flavin-dependent oxidoreductase is translated as MKFALFSLMMNLPNAVTGEALTTQQKFHNILEQAKLAERLGFDAYGIGERHGAPFLSSSPPVVLTAIAAATTRIRLLTTVTVLSILDPVRVAEDYATLDQLSGGRLEMIIGKGNDPRHYPLFGISEEEQWDSLDERYHLLRRLWSEENVTWQGTYRPPLEGVTTWPRPLQQSIPIWHGSASSTVSTELAAKYGEPLFTSNSFHPQAKYKALIDHYRERLDYYGHDPQQAVIGSGAGSLYLADTGEEAIRRYKPYYEAFHASAAAQHNQSPFTDLEDNIARGPVLIGSPEQVIEKILDYHAAYGHQVLSISVDGLTHSEQLEQVERFAKEVAPVLRRELPSSVWSEPPVLTQHSSFLSSNATDSWPTAISPIFQV
- a CDS encoding transcriptional regulator, with protein sequence MEPTTTIRSYIEDYIRKQGYTLQYFADISGVNAGTLSAIIKGTRPIAMAQLDLITQGMKLEEGYFYEVYGAECFVESAPHWRRLEPFLQRCAELDKLECIQKVIQQVTDDRSYISELFEMAEGMLERGQTKAARMLYECVAECEKYQHSERLALCQYRIFTLSLGQDQHENLRAAVHFEPYINRLDEERQLDAIKDLANTYLALRYWDKVFTLAEDLEQKTKILQSYTKKKTDKSDRITAYPLFVYRAYSNLLKSSACERQGRYEEALQYTELYASLTKIAEPDEEDQIYIDKFEGWTEANSYLYKLMMGDQGVLPAYVNYIEQNEMELLPAMINILEAANKFDHNIDDIIYKFSDQINSEVTRLKGYTEQVELDMYITFLLERTIYHLNRCEYPEGMRQLMHCLGEAVKIKNQTDIIHCVALYERYRNIANAEIEDQYKLIMMEVQSYYDKKENPAFNLA
- a CDS encoding MFS transporter, coding for MDMRQQVKQAPVPTWIIFLLASACGLIVANLYYAQTVIGPISITTGLSSAAAGLIVTLTQIGYVIGLLFIVPLSDITENRRLVVLFLSVLVVALIAAAFSPTAVVFLTASMFIGIGSVVAQILVPYATYLTSEEQRGRVVGNVMSGLLLGIMLARPVASFITSLFGWQTVFVFSAIVITLLMLLLSRALPARKPEPTLKYGQLIVSLGTMFRTMPLLRRRAFYQASLFGAFSLFWTTVPLRLANDFDMSQQGIAWFALAGVGGAIAAPIAGRLADRGLTRILTGAAMVIAVASFGLAYVFQSHSTLALILLVIVAITLDMAVSGNLVLGQRIIYSLGSEARGRVNGIFMSIFFVGGALGSSLGSWSYANGGWSLTTLIGLIMPLLALVYYFTEKKAVVVSSE
- a CDS encoding TetR/AcrR family transcriptional regulator, with translation MTAKRGRPRNMETQNAILTASYELLLEHGFGTVTIEKIAERAQVSKATIYKWWPNKGAVIMDGYMSAATARLPVPDTGSVLEDIRIHASNLVRFLTSREGKVITQIIGEGQSDEGLAEEYRTRYIQPRRREARGILEKGVERGELKSGIDIGLYIDLIYGPVFYRMLVTGEAMDDGFVDVLLRSLFEGIQSK
- a CDS encoding helix-turn-helix transcriptional regulator; translated protein: MKLAPTIRTYIENHMREHGFKLQQFSDITGVNVGTLSAILKGSRPMAVSQLDQITAGMGLEKGYFYEMYSVEFFIEAAPHWRRLKPFLHRCAEFNKLACIQEVVIQVTDDRSYISELFEMAEEFNKNGLSEAALILYECVAEGEKYQHSERLALCQYRIFLLDEL
- a CDS encoding VOC family protein; the encoded protein is MSAIGPDFISLQVSNLESSAEFYQNYLGLVRSQAGPPHAVVFETKPIAFALRDLLPGTELGSGNQPGLGIALWLHAPDTQDIYDKLVAAGVKITSAPIDGPFGRTFTFSDPDGYQVTLHSKA
- a CDS encoding IS30 family transposase is translated as MSYRHLSIIERSKLEVLHRQGRSSRAIAKELGRHPSTICRELDRVTSSHPYQAEQAQHAYEERRKASVSPGSWSDALAASLEEKLEATWSPEQITERFRIEGRHAVSFKTIYRWIYSGRLVRGILQVLRHKGKRQKPAETRGKFAIGRTISDRPKEVHSRETFGHWELDTVVSGRGRSKGCVATLIERKTRLYTAFLMPDRTALSMEIALGVAISQYPTGTFLTATADRGKEFACYAHLEATHNLHVYFADPYSSWQRGSNENANGLLREFFPKGTDLARVYDDDLAHSLDLINHRPRKCLGWKTAHESFAEELSHLV